A window of Limosilactobacillus reuteri genomic DNA:
TAATACATCTACACGTTCTTTTTTCATAAGCTCTTTCCTTATTTAAAATATGCTAAAAGGTCATCATAGCCAGCAAATGACTTACCAGTAAGTTTTTCAAGATTCTTTTGATTTTGACCAGCAGCTGTTAAAGCTATCTGTAACTGCTCCTTTGCGCCATCTACACCAAGTAATCCTGGATAAGTATTCTTCTGCTCATCAGCATCTTTATGGACAGCTTTCCCCATCTCTTCAGTAGTACTGAGGACATCCATTAAGTCATCATAGATCTGAAATGCTAACCCATAATTTTCACCAAATGTTGCTAGTTCTTGTTTAATTTCAGCAGATTGATCCATCATAATCCCACCTGCCAAAACAGCATAGCGAATTAATGCCCCCGTTTTTTGGCGATGTAAATACCTTAACTGGTTTAAATTCAAATGTTGGTGTTCACCTTCAATATCCCGTGCTTGGCCGGCAACCATTCCAGAGGGTCCCGCAGCTTTTGCAAGTTCAAGGGTCAACTGGCTCCGAACATTAGCTGGAAGGCGGTTATCGGTAACCCACTGAAAGGCCAACGTCAATAATCCATCTCCTGCTAAAGTTGCCATGCCCGCTCCAAATTTACAGTGATTAGTTGGCTTTCCGCGGCGTAGATCATCATTGTCCATTGCTGGAAGGTCATCGTGAATTAATGAATATGTATGAAGCAATTCCAACGCAGATGCTGCGCGAAGCAGATCATCATTAAGCGTGCCCCCTAGCATCTCAATCGTTGCAAGCGTCAATGCCGGACGCAGCCGTTTGCCCCCAGCCATTAGGGAATAATTCATGGCATCCCTTAAAGTTGCCTGATCAACATCTGCGGCCAGTGACTTGCTGAGATAGTTTTCAATCTGTTCTTTTAAAATCGGCAATGGTGTACTCATCTTTTTCTGCTCCGTTGCTTATTGTTCATCAGTGCTACCAAATCCACGGTTACCGCCGCCATTATTGCTTGGGTCATCGGTTTGCTTTTCGTAGACTTTTTCATCACCATTATCGTCAATTAAGTGGCCAAGCGTTTTTTCAGCATTTGTTAGCTTCGTTTGTAATTCCTTAGAAAGCTTGATTCCTTCTTGAAACTGTTGGAGGGCTTCTTCTAGTGGCACATTCCCCTGTTCAAGGTGATTAACGATCTGTTGTAATTGTGCTAATTGTTCTTCAAATGTTGGTTTTGCTGTTGCCATCTTAGTGCTCCTTTACCTTTTTTATTTCTGCTTGAACTTCCCCGTCATCAAAATGCAGGTGAACATTTTGCCCAACCGTTAATTGACTGGCATGATTAACAACCCTTTCATCACTCGTTACATACGTATATCCCCGACTCATAATTTTAAGGGGACTCAGTGAATCTAATTGTTTAATAAGAGTCGTCACTTGTTGCTTCTTTTCATTTTGATTGGCAAGGGAGGCTGTAACTAATTGTTTTTGTAACTGATTAACTAACTGTTCTTGTTGTTGAACCTCGTGCAGTGGAGAAATAGCCGTTAGACGCCCGCTTAATCTTTCCACATTTATCCGCATGTCTTGCATTTTATTTTGCGTTGCTTGACTTAACTGTTGAGTTAGTTGGTCAACCTTTTGCGCATAATTTTCATACAATCTTTCCGGTTGCTGAAAAATATAGCTTTGCAGCTGTTTATTCAATTGTTGGCGGTCAAAATTAATTTTGGTTTGCATCGTATTTAACAAACGATTCTGGTCTTCTTTAAGTGTCAGTAACACATCGTTTAATTTTACCGGTGTTGCTAACTCAGCAGCGGCAGTGGGGGTGGCAGCGCGTTGATCGGCTACAAGGTCAGCGATTGTTGTATCTGTTTCGTGACCAACAGATGAAATGACCGGAATTTTGCTATTAGCAATTGCACGGGCAACCACTTCTTCATTAAAAGGCCATAAGTCTTCCATTGATCCCCCACCACGACCTATAATAAGGGTGTCAAAATCCCCACGGTCATTGGCACGGTTAATTTGCCTAGCAATATCCGCTGCTGCCTTATCCCCCTGAACAACAGTGGGGTATAAAACAACTTGGGCAATTGGATAACGTCGTCGAACAGTCGTATTAATATCCCGGATAACTGCCCCATCAATACTAGTAACAACTGCAATTCGTTTCGGAAACATTGGAATCTGTTTTTTAGGTAAATTAAATAAGCCTTCAGCGCTCAATTTCTTTTTTAGTTGCTCAAAAGCTAAGTATAAAGATCCCAGACCATCTGGCTCCATCCGGTCAATATAAATCTGGTAGCGACCACTTTTTTCATATAAGCTTACATGACCGACTACACAAACCTTCATCCCCTGTTCGGGAGTAAATTTAATTTTCCGGAATTGATGTTCAAACATTACAGCATCAATCACGGCATTATCGTCTTTTAAACTAAAATACTGATGCTTTTGCCGTAAACGAAAATTAGAAAGCTCACCGGTTAAATAAACCGTATGTAAGTAGGGATCCCGGTCAAATTTCATTTTCAAATACTTAGTTAATTCACTAACTGTTAAATACTGGCTTCTATCCATGATGCCTCCACTCCGCTAAATCAACTGTTTGTTCCATCAACGTTGCAATTGTCATCGGTCCTACGCCACCGGGAACAGGAGTGATTGCCTGAGCTTTTGCCCTTACCGCTTCAAAGTCAACATCCCCCGTCAGTTTACCATCGCTTAAACGATTAATCCCCACATCGATTACTACTGCTCCTGGTTTTACATCTGTCGCCTTGATAAGGTGAGGCACACCAGTAGCCACAATTAAAATATCTGCTGTTTTCGTTAAAGCAGAGAGATCACGAGTATTTCTGCCAGCCATCGTCACAGTTGCGTTAGCATTATTTAAAAGAGCTAAAAGAGGCTTACCAACTAAAATACTCCGGCCAACAATCACCGCATTTTTCCCGTGTAAATCAATATTATATTCCGCTAATATCCGCATGATTCCACGGGGTGTACAAGCTACGGGATAATTACCATGCTGATTAGCAAATAATTTTCCTAAGTTTAAAGGATTAAGACCATCAACATCCTTCACTGGTAAGATAGCATTAGTAATTACTTCTGGATCCAATTGAGGAGGAAGAGGTTGTTGAACAAGGATGGCATCAATTGTGTCATCATTATTCAACTTTTCAATTTCAGCAAGCAGCTCATCTTGGCTAACATCAGCAGGAAATTTTTTTAAAATTGAATTGATTCCTAACTTAATAGCCTTATTATGTTTATTTCGGGTATAGATTAAACTTGCTGCATCATCACCAGCAATTACGACTGCAATTCCCGGGATTATATTTTGTTTTTCTTTTAACTGTGCTACCAGTTCTTGGGTCTGGGCATTGATTCTTTTAGCAAGGGCCTTACCATCAATAATTGTTGTCACAATGATTCCTCCTCGTTAAATTTCCATTTTATATTCTACCATAATAATATTGCGCCTAAGCAAAAAAGGAGTGGAATCAGAAGTTTATCGCTTCATCTTTTCCACCCCAGAATTATTGTTAACAGTAAGATTAATTATTTTCGTTGACTTGTTTTTCAAATTTACCAAGAGCTCCATTGATAAATTTACGTGACTTATCGCTGCTGAATGTTTTCGTAATTTCCAATGCTTCGTTAATCGCTACTACTGTTGGAACATTTTCAGCGTATTGAATTTCAAATAAAGCAAGCCGCAAAATCACTAGATCTGGTTTTGCTAAACGGTTGATGGTCCATCCGCTTGCCAAAAGATCATTGATTTGTTCATCGAGCTGATCTTGATGTTCCCGCACCCCATTTACCAAAGTCAGTAAATAAGGAGGAATTTGCTTTTCGTCATGATGAGGAATTGCCTCATACACGGTTTGAATATCAGCTTCAGGATCTGATTGCAAAGCAAAGAGAACTTGGAAAGCCTCCTCACGAATCATGTGTCGGTTCAAACTCATTTTATTCACCAGCCTCGTCATTAAGATGTTCGCCAAACAAGTCATCAGGGTCTACTTGTTGGTCTTCTTTAGATGTTACGATTCCCTTAATATGAACATTGACCTCTTTTACTTTTAGGTCAGTCATTAATGTAATTTGTTGTTTAACTTTATCTTGAATCATTGCCGCTACTTTAGGAACGGAGACACCGTATTCAACATAAACATCCACATCAAGTGATAATTTTTCATCATTGCTGGAAAGCTTTACCCCACGCCGGCGATCAGAGCGTCCCAAAAGTTCACTTACGCTATTTGCAAATGAACCATACATCTTTGAAACACCATCGATTTCACTTGCGGCAATCCCCGCAATAATTTCTAAAACTCGTGGCGAAATTTGAATTGTCCCGAGTGACTTGTCTTCACTACTTAAAACAATCTTTGATTCTTCAGCCATCGTCAGCCCTCCAATTTATTTCTTCTCTTAATTATAGTAATCATTTCTATTCTGCACTATGTTCGAACAAATTGCAACAACTTGGTCAATTAGGAACGTAGCGACAATTTAGAAATTAACTGCGAATTATGATTATACCAATCATGAACAACTAAATCGAGACTAGATGTGGTAAATTGTCCGAAATTAATTGATTTAAATCCTTCTAACGTCTCCAAAAAGCAATCTGCTTGTTGAAGAGGCCTAGTATACCGTGCAACTGTCACATGACCTGAAATTGTTGGATAGCGTTCTTTTAGCAACAAATTATGTAATGGCAGCTCTTGCCGAAGTTGATTCCGTAACGTTGATAATTCTGCAGAATAATATCCTTTTACAAGAAGTGCCCCCGAACTAGTGATCATCCCTGCTAAATGCCAGTGAATCGGTCCAATTTGTGAAATAATCTGCCCTACTACGTTTTTATATTTTTTCTCTTCGAATGTTGAGAGCGAAAAATCAGAACTGGCTGCAATTAGGTCAATAATTGTAATATGCAAGTCAGCAGGAGGATAGAAGTATTGGTTAGGTTCAATTGCAGCCAATTTTTGCAGGCAAAACATAATATCACGGCTAACATGCGCAGGAAGTGAAGCAGTAAGCGTCAGTCCTCGCCGCATATCTTTATCAGGATTTAGTAAGTTACTATCTAGCTGTTCTTGATGATTTCTAATTGCCGACATTCCCTGTTGATTAATATTATTATACAGAGTCGCTAGTTGCATCTTATTCTCCAACAATTATTAGGTCAGTGGGCGCCTTCGTCAATACCTCGACTCCACCGTGAGTAATCAAGATATCATCTTCTATCCGGACTCCGCCAATTTCAGGAATATAGATACCAGGTTCAACAGTGATAACTTCATTATTTCGTAATTTAACATTTTTAGTATTAGGACCATAGCTAGCAGGCAATTCATGAACCGATAAGCCTATTCCATGCCCCATTCCATGATTGAATTCATCGCCATAACCTGCTGTTTCGATTATTTGTCGTCCTGCAAAGTCAAGTTGATCTCCTCGTTGACCAACATGAGCAGCTTGAATTACAGCTTCACGAGC
This region includes:
- a CDS encoding farnesyl diphosphate synthase; this translates as MSTPLPILKEQIENYLSKSLAADVDQATLRDAMNYSLMAGGKRLRPALTLATIEMLGGTLNDDLLRAASALELLHTYSLIHDDLPAMDNDDLRRGKPTNHCKFGAGMATLAGDGLLTLAFQWVTDNRLPANVRSQLTLELAKAAGPSGMVAGQARDIEGEHQHLNLNQLRYLHRQKTGALIRYAVLAGGIMMDQSAEIKQELATFGENYGLAFQIYDDLMDVLSTTEEMGKAVHKDADEQKNTYPGLLGVDGAKEQLQIALTAAGQNQKNLEKLTGKSFAGYDDLLAYFK
- a CDS encoding exodeoxyribonuclease VII small subunit, producing the protein MATAKPTFEEQLAQLQQIVNHLEQGNVPLEEALQQFQEGIKLSKELQTKLTNAEKTLGHLIDDNGDEKVYEKQTDDPSNNGGGNRGFGSTDEQ
- the xseA gene encoding exodeoxyribonuclease VII large subunit, which codes for MDRSQYLTVSELTKYLKMKFDRDPYLHTVYLTGELSNFRLRQKHQYFSLKDDNAVIDAVMFEHQFRKIKFTPEQGMKVCVVGHVSLYEKSGRYQIYIDRMEPDGLGSLYLAFEQLKKKLSAEGLFNLPKKQIPMFPKRIAVVTSIDGAVIRDINTTVRRRYPIAQVVLYPTVVQGDKAAADIARQINRANDRGDFDTLIIGRGGGSMEDLWPFNEEVVARAIANSKIPVISSVGHETDTTIADLVADQRAATPTAAAELATPVKLNDVLLTLKEDQNRLLNTMQTKINFDRQQLNKQLQSYIFQQPERLYENYAQKVDQLTQQLSQATQNKMQDMRINVERLSGRLTAISPLHEVQQQEQLVNQLQKQLVTASLANQNEKKQQVTTLIKQLDSLSPLKIMSRGYTYVTSDERVVNHASQLTVGQNVHLHFDDGEVQAEIKKVKEH
- a CDS encoding tetrahydrofolate dehydrogenase/cyclohydrolase catalytic domain-containing protein; this translates as MTTIIDGKALAKRINAQTQELVAQLKEKQNIIPGIAVVIAGDDAASLIYTRNKHNKAIKLGINSILKKFPADVSQDELLAEIEKLNNDDTIDAILVQQPLPPQLDPEVITNAILPVKDVDGLNPLNLGKLFANQHGNYPVACTPRGIMRILAEYNIDLHGKNAVIVGRSILVGKPLLALLNNANATVTMAGRNTRDLSALTKTADILIVATGVPHLIKATDVKPGAVVIDVGINRLSDGKLTGDVDFEAVRAKAQAITPVPGGVGPMTIATLMEQTVDLAEWRHHG
- the nusB gene encoding transcription antitermination factor NusB codes for the protein MSLNRHMIREEAFQVLFALQSDPEADIQTVYEAIPHHDEKQIPPYLLTLVNGVREHQDQLDEQINDLLASGWTINRLAKPDLVILRLALFEIQYAENVPTVVAINEALEITKTFSSDKSRKFINGALGKFEKQVNENN
- a CDS encoding Asp23/Gls24 family envelope stress response protein, translating into MAEESKIVLSSEDKSLGTIQISPRVLEIIAGIAASEIDGVSKMYGSFANSVSELLGRSDRRRGVKLSSNDEKLSLDVDVYVEYGVSVPKVAAMIQDKVKQQITLMTDLKVKEVNVHIKGIVTSKEDQQVDPDDLFGEHLNDEAGE